One Diospyros lotus cultivar Yz01 chromosome 1, ASM1463336v1, whole genome shotgun sequence genomic window carries:
- the LOC127801405 gene encoding pathogenesis-related thaumatin-like protein 3.5 isoform X1, translated as MLTVIPKWIIFYFFVATSLISSSFACTFTVTNNCPFTIWPGTLAGAGTPQLTTTGFQLESGQGLTIPTSPGWSGRIWARTGCTFDESGVGTCQTGDCGGRLQCDGFGATPPASLFEITLGIGDGKDFYDVSLVDGYNLPLIVAPRGVGEGCNTTGCVANINMGCPKELQVVGGGEEGGGGDGGGGSGSGSGVVACKSACMVFGLDQYCCTGEFANPTTCRPSSYAAIFKRACPRAYSFAFDDGSSTFTCKGYDYSITFCPLTDGIMRANDTILPGPPMTQQHPHGDEEVITNMVSESNTVLPFTLMWIIFMALAWNLF; from the exons ATGCTAACTGTAATCCCAAAATGGATTATCTTCTACTTCTTTGTTGCCACATCTTTGATTTCTTCCTCATTTGCTTGCACATTCACTGTTACTAACAATTGTCCATTCACAATCTGGCCTGGGACACTTGCTGGTGCAGGAACACCTCAGCTTACAACAACAGGTTTCCAATTGGAGTCTGGCCAAGGCTTGACAATCCCCACAAGTCCAGGGTGGTCAGGCAGGATATGGGCAAGAACAGGCTGCACGTTTGATGAATCAGGAGTTGGGACATGCCAGACGGGGGATTGTGGTGGGAGGCTGCAGTGTGATGGATTCGGAGCCACACCACCTGCATCTCTGTTTGAGATCACTCTTGGCATCGGCGACGGAAAAGATTTCTACGATGTCAGCCTTGTTGATGGTTACAACCTTCCCCTCATCGTTGCCCCGCGAGGGGTGGGCGAGGGATGCAACACCACGGGCTGCGTTGCAAACATCAACATGG GTTGTCCAAAAGAGCTTCAGGTGGTGGGCGGAGGCGAGGAAGGAGGAGGTGGGGACGGTGGTGGCGGCAGCGGCAGCGGCAGCGGCGTGGTAGCATGCAAGAGTGCTTGCATGGTGTTTGGACTGGACCAGTATTGCTGCACTGGGGAATTTGCTAATCCAACTACTTGCAGGCCTTCTTCCTATGCCGCCATCTTCAAGAGAGCTTGTCCCAGAGCCTATAGCTTTGCTTTTGACGACGGCTCAAGCACCTTCACTTGCAAGGGTTACGACTATTCCATCACCTTCTGTCCCCTCACAGACGG GATAATGAGAGCAAATGATACAATACTACCAGGTCCACCAATGACCCAACAGCATCCCCACGGTGATGAAGAAGTGATCACAAACATGGTTTCTGAATCCAATACAGTGTTACCCTTTACATTGATGTGGATTATCTTCATGGCCCTTGCCTGGAATTTGTTCTAA
- the LOC127808370 gene encoding uncharacterized protein LOC127808370 isoform X2, producing MNPWLRLPPVVALHQKQMKRHQMMVALLAGWLVWELEVMRLTAPTTMRMVVVFRSHASLKLWMMLPSTFRSLVSTNRFMHGLVATLPSLDIYMLLPLPHLTVSVTNLLGGTSDNTGSSVARRLVHKTGLNVLLACNIPKNSPTLEAAAEKKLVQKLINLGYVRPKSKGSSS from the exons ATGAATCCATGGCTCAGATTGCCTCCAGTAGTTGCTCTGCACCAGAAGCAAATGAAGCGACATCAGATGATGGTGGCATTGTTGGCGGGATGGCTCGTTTGGGAATTGGAGGTCATGAGATTAACAGCTCCAACAACGATGAGGATGGTGGTGGTATTCAGGTCACATGCTTCACTGAAGTTATGGATGATGTTACCCTCCACTTTCAGATCATTAGTCTCCACAAACAG ATTTATGCATGGATTGGTTGCAACTCTGCCAAGTTTGGACATTTATATGCTGCTGCCCCTACCCCACCT TACTGTAAGTGTTACTAACTTACTTGGAGGAACTTCTGATAACACAGGATCTAGCGTTGCTCGTCGACTCG TTCACAAAACGGGTCTTAATGTTTTACTAGCCTGTAACATTCCAAAGAATAGTCCCACCCTtgag GCAGCTGCTGAGAAAAAGCTGGTGCAGAAGCTAATTAACCTGGGATACGTTAGGCCGAAAAGTAAAGGATCTTCTTCATAG
- the LOC127808370 gene encoding uncharacterized protein LOC127808370 isoform X1: protein MFPGGLVHESMAQIASSSCSAPEANEATSDDGGIVGGMARLGIGGHEINSSNNDEDGGGIQVTCFTEVMDDVTLHFQIISLHKQIYAWIGCNSAKFGHLYAAAPTPPNSTVSVTNLLGGTSDNTGSSVARRLVHKTGLNVLLACNIPKNSPTLEAAAEKKLVQKLINLGYVRPKSKGSSS from the exons CCTGGAGGGTTAGTCCATGAATCCATGGCTCAGATTGCCTCCAGTAGTTGCTCTGCACCAGAAGCAAATGAAGCGACATCAGATGATGGTGGCATTGTTGGCGGGATGGCTCGTTTGGGAATTGGAGGTCATGAGATTAACAGCTCCAACAACGATGAGGATGGTGGTGGTATTCAGGTCACATGCTTCACTGAAGTTATGGATGATGTTACCCTCCACTTTCAGATCATTAGTCTCCACAAACAG ATTTATGCATGGATTGGTTGCAACTCTGCCAAGTTTGGACATTTATATGCTGCTGCCCCTACCCCACCT AACAGTACTGTAAGTGTTACTAACTTACTTGGAGGAACTTCTGATAACACAGGATCTAGCGTTGCTCGTCGACTCG TTCACAAAACGGGTCTTAATGTTTTACTAGCCTGTAACATTCCAAAGAATAGTCCCACCCTtgag GCAGCTGCTGAGAAAAAGCTGGTGCAGAAGCTAATTAACCTGGGATACGTTAGGCCGAAAAGTAAAGGATCTTCTTCATAG
- the LOC127794462 gene encoding cytosolic sulfotransferase 6-like — protein sequence MPTLPQETSWASEPLAKYQGMCLTLPILKGHILAQHHFQPQATHSILLATFPKSGTTWFNALLFSIINRNLLEFSILCSPPIPMTAFPWSFWDQVLGYWNAGLESPNRVLFMSYERTMKEPLVCVKMLAEFLGQSFSLEEEKSRVIEETVKLCSFENLSNLEVNKTSLTQFGPEITLENDVLFRKGQAGDWESHLTGEMIERLDQITEQKFKGTGLMNSMISNN from the exons ATGCCAACTCTTCCCCAAGAAACAAGCTGGGCTAGTGAGCCACTGGCCAAGTACCAAGGCATGTGCCTAACCCTCCCCATCCTAAAAGGCCACATCTTGGCTCAGCACCACTTTCAGCCTCAAGCCACCCATAGCATTTTACTAGCCACCTTCCCCAAATCTGGCACCACCTGGTTCAATGCCCTGCTTTTCTCCATCATCAACAGGAACCTTCTGGAATTTTCCATCCTTTGCTCACCACCAATCCCCATGACTGCATTCCCTT GGTCCTTTTGGGACCAAGTTTTAGGGTACTGGAATGCAGGCTTGGAATCACCCAACAGGGTTTTGTTCATGAGTTATGAGAGGACAATGAAGGAGCCTCTGGTCTGTGTCAAGATGTTGGCTGAGTTTTTAGGGCAATCCTTTTCcttggaggaggagaagagtAGAGTTATTGAGGAAACAGTGAAGCTGTGCAGCTTTGAGAATTTGAGCAACTTAGAGGTGAATAAGACCAGTTTGACTCAGTTTGGACCTGAAATAACTCTTGAGAATGATGTGTTATTTAGGAAAGGTCAGGCTGGAGATTGGGAAAGCCATCTTACAGGTGAGATGATTGAGCGTTTGGATCAGATCACAGAGCAGAAGTTCAAGGGCACTGGATTGATGAACTCCATGATCTCCAATAATTAA
- the LOC127801399 gene encoding DNA-binding protein BIN4, with product MSSSREESPDWFRAFQAPTQSVLMVSLDSDSSPSNSPLREDTELSSKETSQFPVKDEDQDMLLSGHDKESSPSRSSEDKSSIKQSKVEHTPVKKKKKTDYCRKRDNGSDGKSAKPVKSEKEIEPDAPENLVLALSSDSESPYKPAREASKGKSPKKRLKTEDPLPEKKGKVNSNNDHKKGDDGDEEVADEGTAGKHIEPRFSSSRLPLLLSEKVSLSKALVECEGESIDLSGDVGAVGRVVISANPPGNQEMLLDLKGTIYKTTIVPSRTFCVVSFGQSEAKIEAIMNDFIQLKPQSNVYEAETMVEGTLDGFSFDSEDDADKVPGAITNQTDQTEGQQANGKPKTKASKTSGVANKRGKAAGAKAPKKVKKKTQAPKKGRTKK from the exons ATGAGTAGCTCTCGAGAGGAGTCCCCAGATTGGTTCCGTGCTTTCCAG GCACCAACACAATCGGTTCTGATGGTATCTCTAGATTCTGATTCCTCCCCAAGTAACAGTCCTTTGAGGGAAGACACAGAACTATCTTCCAAGGAAACATCACAGTTTCCAGTGAAAGATGAGGATCAAGATATGCTTCTATCTGGTCATGACAAGGAGTCTTCACCAAGCAGGAGTTCCGAAGATAAGTCTTCAATCAAACAGTCAAAGGTAGAGCACACTcctgtaaaaaagaaaaagaagacagaTTATTGCAGAAAAAGAG ATAATGGCAGTGATGGGAAATCTGCAAAACCAGTGAAGTCTGAGAAGGAGATTGAACCAGAT GCACCAGAAAATTTAGTTTTGGCATTGTCATCAGATTCAGAATCTCCTTATAAGCCTGCTAGAGAAGCTTCTAAGGGGAAATCTCCCAAGAAAAGGCTGAAAACTGAGGATCCTCTACcagaaaagaagggaaaagtaAACAGCAACAATGATCATAAAAAAG GAGATGATGGTGATGAAGAGGTTGCAGATGAAGGGACTGCTGGGAAGCATATTGAACCTCGT TTTTCCTCCTCAAGGTTGCCTTTGCTGCTCTCTGAGAAAGTCAGCCTTTCGAAG GCCCTTGTCGAGTGTGAAGGTGAATCCATTGATCTGAGTGGTGATGTGGGTGCTGTTGGGCGAGTGGTGATTTCGGCTAATCCACCCGGAAATCAGGAAATGTTGTTAGATCTGAAAG GAACCATATACAAAACAACCATAGTTCCTTCCAGGACATTCTGTGTT GTTAGCTTTGGACAGTCAGAAGCAAAG ATAGAGGCTATCATGAATGACTTCATCCAGCTGAAGCCTCAATCTAATGTTTACGAGGCTGAAACTATGGTTGAAG GAACATTGGATGGATTCTCATTTGATTCCGAAGATGATGCTGACAAGGTGCCTGGAGCCATCACCAACCAAACTGATCAAACTGAGGGACAACAAGCCAAcggaaaacccaaaacaaaagCTTCAAAAACATCA GGGGTTGCAAATAAAAGAGGTAAAGCTGCAGGAGCGAAGGCACCCaagaaagtaaaaaagaaaactcaaGCTCCCAAAAAAGGCAGGACTAAGAAGTGA
- the LOC127801405 gene encoding thaumatin-like protein 1b isoform X2, with the protein MDRCDFWLLLCVRIISHDACFLPGTPQLTTTGFQLESGQGLTIPTSPGWSGRIWARTGCTFDESGVGTCQTGDCGGRLQCDGFGATPPASLFEITLGIGDGKDFYDVSLVDGYNLPLIVAPRGVGEGCNTTGCVANINMGCPKELQVVGGGEEGGGGDGGGGSGSGSGVVACKSACMVFGLDQYCCTGEFANPTTCRPSSYAAIFKRACPRAYSFAFDDGSSTFTCKGYDYSITFCPLTDGIMRANDTILPGPPMTQQHPHGDEEVITNMVSESNTVLPFTLMWIIFMALAWNLF; encoded by the exons atgGATCGATGTGATTTTTGGCTACTACTCTGTGTCAGGATTATTTCACACGATGCCTGCTTTCTTCCTG GAACACCTCAGCTTACAACAACAGGTTTCCAATTGGAGTCTGGCCAAGGCTTGACAATCCCCACAAGTCCAGGGTGGTCAGGCAGGATATGGGCAAGAACAGGCTGCACGTTTGATGAATCAGGAGTTGGGACATGCCAGACGGGGGATTGTGGTGGGAGGCTGCAGTGTGATGGATTCGGAGCCACACCACCTGCATCTCTGTTTGAGATCACTCTTGGCATCGGCGACGGAAAAGATTTCTACGATGTCAGCCTTGTTGATGGTTACAACCTTCCCCTCATCGTTGCCCCGCGAGGGGTGGGCGAGGGATGCAACACCACGGGCTGCGTTGCAAACATCAACATGG GTTGTCCAAAAGAGCTTCAGGTGGTGGGCGGAGGCGAGGAAGGAGGAGGTGGGGACGGTGGTGGCGGCAGCGGCAGCGGCAGCGGCGTGGTAGCATGCAAGAGTGCTTGCATGGTGTTTGGACTGGACCAGTATTGCTGCACTGGGGAATTTGCTAATCCAACTACTTGCAGGCCTTCTTCCTATGCCGCCATCTTCAAGAGAGCTTGTCCCAGAGCCTATAGCTTTGCTTTTGACGACGGCTCAAGCACCTTCACTTGCAAGGGTTACGACTATTCCATCACCTTCTGTCCCCTCACAGACGG GATAATGAGAGCAAATGATACAATACTACCAGGTCCACCAATGACCCAACAGCATCCCCACGGTGATGAAGAAGTGATCACAAACATGGTTTCTGAATCCAATACAGTGTTACCCTTTACATTGATGTGGATTATCTTCATGGCCCTTGCCTGGAATTTGTTCTAA
- the LOC127801394 gene encoding UDP-glucosyltransferase 29-like encodes MDPIIKVLMFPWLAHGHLSPFLELAKKLSTRNFKIFICSSPVNLSSIKRRITEKQSDSIKLVELHVPSLPDLPPQLHTTKDLPPHLMVTLKQAFDLAEPNFSDILKALKPDILVYDFLQPWAPAIAASHDVPAVNFITSSTTMTAFANHLYRYPLATFPFPSISIRGYDRVDISHLLNPSRDLDKDKTRCFDCVKRSSDIVLIKSFREVEGKYIDYLSGLVGKKVVPVPLVQDCIINEDDEGIFEWLNKKGKGSTVCVSFGTEYFLTEEEMEEIAHGLELSGVNFIWVLRFPTGANTRAEEALPEGFLERVGERGMVVEGWFPQVSILQHPSIGGFVSHCGWSSVMESMKIGVPIIAVPMHLDQPVNARLVAETGSGVEVERGADGKLERQRVAEVIKHVVFDDAGEDVRKKARELGETLTMKGEEDIDAVVEELVKLCMNRKNQDHDREDPNMSTNQQSFDPNK; translated from the exons ATGGATCCCATTATCAAAGTTCTTATGTTCCCATGGCTGGCTCACGGCCATCTCTCTCCCTTCTTAGAGCTAGCCAAGAAGCTCTCCACCAGAAACTTCAAGATCTTCATATGTTCTAGCCCTGTCAACCTCAGCTCCATCAAAAGAAGAATCACTGAGAAGCAGTCAGACTCGATAAAACTAGTTGAGCTCCATGTTCCATCCTTGCCTGACCTTCCTCCACAGCTTCACACCACCAAAGACCTTCCTCCTCATCTCATGGTCACCCTTAAACAGGCCTTCGACTTGGCCGAACCCAACTTCTCAGACATTCTCAAAGCTCTGAAACCTGACATTCTTGTCTATGATTTTCTTCAACCATGGGCACCAGCCATTGCTGCATCGCATGATGTTCCTGCCGTTAACTTCATTACAAGCAGCACCACCATGACTGCCTTCGCCAACCATCTCTACCGGTACCCCCTGGCTACCTTCCCTTTTCCATCCATCTCCATTCGTGGTTACGACAGAGTAGACATCTCCCATCTGCTCAATCCTTCTCGAGACCTCGACAAGGATAAAACCCGGTGTTTTGATTGCGTCAAGAGGTCTTCTGACATTGTCTTGATCAAGAGTTTCAGAGAGGTTGAAGGAAAGTACATAGACTACCTCTCTGGCTTGGTTGGGAAGAAGGTTGTTCCTGTTCCTCTTGTCCAAGACTGCATCATTAATGAAGATGATGAGGGGATCTTTGAGTGGTTGAACAAGAAGGGGAAGGGCTCAACAGTGTGTGTTTCATTTGGGACTGAGTATTTCTTGACAGAGGAAGAGATGGAGGAGATAGCTCATGGCCTAGAGCTTAGTGGTGTGAACTTCATATGGGTTTTGAGGTTTCCCACAGGAGCAAATACTAGGGCTGAAGAGGCACTGCCAGAAGGGTTTCTTGAGAGAGTTGGCGAGAGGGGCATGGTGGTGGAAGGGTGGTTCCCACAGGTGAGCATTTTGCAGCATCCAAGCATTGGTGGATTTGTGAGCCACTGTGGATGGAGCTCAGTGATGGAGAGCATGAAGATCGGTGTTCCAATCATAGCCGTGCCAATGCACCTTGACCAGCCGGTCAATGCTCGTCTGGTGGCCGAAACCGGCTCTGGCGTGGAGGTTGAGAGAGGAGCAGATGGGAAGCTTGAGAGGCAGAGAGTGGCAGAGGTGATCAAACATGTTGTGTTTGATGATGCAGGGGAGGATGTGAGGAAGAAGGCAAGAGAATTGGGGGAAACCTTGACCATGAAAGGAGAGGAAGATATAGATGCGGTGGTGGAAGAACTGGTGAAGCTTTGCATGAACAGAAAGAATCAAGATCATG ATAGAGAAGATCCCAACATGTCAACCAATCAGCAAAGTTTCGACCCCAACAAGTAA